The Cuculus canorus isolate bCucCan1 chromosome 5, bCucCan1.pri, whole genome shotgun sequence genome window below encodes:
- the PPP2R5C gene encoding serine/threonine-protein phosphatase 2A 56 kDa regulatory subunit gamma isoform isoform X2 encodes MLTCNRAGSRMVVDAANSSGPFQPVALLHIRDVPPADQEKLFIQKLRQCCVLFDFVSDPLSDLKWKEVKRAALSEMVEYITHNRNVITEPIYPEVVHMFAVNMFRTLPPSSNPTGAEFDPEEDEPTLEAAWPHLQLVYEFFLRFLESPDFQPNIAKKYIDQKFVLQLLELFDSEDPRERDFLKTTLHRIYGKFLGLRAYIRKQINNIFYRFIYETEHHNGIAELLEILGSIINGFALPLKEEHKIFLLKVLLPLHKVKSLSVYHPQLAYCVVQFLEKDSTLTEPVVMALLKYWPKTHSPKEVMFLNELEEILDVIEPSEFVKVMEPLFRQLAKCVSSPHFQVAERALYYWNNEYIMSLISDNAAKILPIMFPSLYRNSKTHWNKTIHGLIYNALKLFMEMNQKLFDDCTQQFKAEKLKEKLKLKEREEAWVKIENLAKSNPQYPTYSDTSLLNSPVAMETDGPLIEDLQMLKKTVKEEACQAQKDQKKDRPLVRRKSELPQDIYTMKALESHCRADELISHDGH; translated from the exons atgttcCTCCTGCTGatcaagaaaagctttttatccAGAAGTTACGACAATGTTGTGTACTTTTTGACTTTGTTTCTGATCCACTAAGTGACCTAAAATGGAAGGAAGTAAAAAGAGCAGCTTTAAGTGAAATGGTAGAATATATCACACACAATCGCAATGTGATTACAGAACCTATTTACCCTGAAGTAGTACATATG TTTGCAGTTAATATGTTTCGAACATTACCACCATCTTCCAATCCAACGGGAGCAGAATTTGATCCAGAGGAAGATGAACCAACCTTAGAAGCTGCATGGCCTCATCTACAG cttgtttatGAATTTTTCTTAAGGTTTTTAGAATCTCCAGATTTCCAACCCAATATAGCTAAGAAATATATTGATCAGAAGTTTGTATTACAG CTTTTAGAGCTCTTTGACAGTGAAGATCCTCGTGAAAGAGATTTTCTTAAAACAACTCTTCACCGAATATATGGGAAATTCCTAGGCCTAAGAGCTTACATCCGGAAAcaaattaataatatattttatag GTTTATTTATGAAACAGAACATCACAATGGCATAGCAGAGTTACTGGAAATATTGGGAAG TATAATTAATGGATTTGCCTTACCATTAAAAGAAGAGcacaaaatattccttttgaaGGTTTTGTTACCATTGCACAAAGTGAAATCACTCAGTGTCTACCATCCACAG ctGGCGTACTGTGTAGTCCAGTTTTTAGAAAAGGACAGCACACTGACAGAACCA GTTGTAATGGCGCTGCTGAAATACTGGCCAAAGACTCACAGTCCAAAAGAagtcatgtttttaaatgagctAGAAGAAATTTTAGATGTTATCGAACCATCTGAATTTGTAAAAGTTATGGAGCCTCTTTTCAGACAGCTAGCCAAGTGTGTGTCCAGTCCACATTTTCAG GTTGCAGAGAGAGCATTGTACTACTGGAATAATGAATATATTATGAGTTTAATTAGTGATAATGCTGCAAAGATTTTACCCATCATGTTTCCATCCTTGTACCGGAATTCAAAGACGCATTGGAACAa GACAATACATGGCTTGATATACAATGCTCTGAAACTCTTCATGGAGATGAACCAAAAACTGTTCGATGACTGCACGCAGcaatttaaagcagaaaaactgaa agagaagCTAAAATTGAAGGAACGGGAAGAAGCGTGGgttaaaatagaaaatctaGCCAAATCAAATCCCCAG TACCCAACATATAGTGACACAAGTTTGCTGAACAGTCCTGTTGCAATGGAAACAGATGGGCCTTTAATTGAAGATTTGCAGATGCTgaaaaagacagtgaaagaaGAGGCTTGTCAG gcacAGAAAGATCAGAAAAAAGATCGTCCTCTTGTGCGACGCAAGTCAGAACTGCCTCAGGATATCTATACCATGAAAGCCTTGGAATCACATTGCAGAGCTGATGAATTAATATCCCACGATGGGCATTAA